The genomic DNA TTGGAACAGGTCCGAGAATTGCATACTGACAAGGCGGAACGTATAAACGACGGTGAGACAACTTTTTGTTGTATAAGTACCGCATTCCATACGGATGCGGTGTTATCCATCAGCGCGACGCAATCCCAGACATTAAACGTAGCCTTGAAAGCGAGATGCCCCCAATGTGCCATCCATCATCCCGACTCGGATTTCCGCGTCGATGCGACACAAACCTATGCACGGGTCCGGCACTGTGAAAAATGCAATCCTAATTGCTTGTTCCACAAGTCATTGTGAACTTCCAGCTACCGCATGACAACCAAGGGCCGGACGATTGCACCGGGAATCATAGGCAGAACGCAACATTCCCCGTATCAGTCATCCCGTCCCAAAATTTGAGTCGGCCGTCTTCGCGTGATCAGCATGTCCAATGCGGTCCGCTTCGATGCACTGGACAAAATACGGTGAGGGAGGGCACTTTCGAAGGCTCACATCACTCGTTCGCTAACCAACGCGAATTGCTCCGGTTGCAGGCGCGGGATGCGCGGAATCCACCGGCGGAATAAAAAAGGGGGCAAGGGGGGCTATTCCCTGTCCTTTGGGATCGGCAGGCGAAGCGGTCCCTACGAATTCGCTTCCAGCACGAGTTCGCTTCTACCCTTGGGCAAGTCGAAGCAGGCGACTAGGTTTTGCTCGTCGGCGATCCATGTTCCTGCATCCAGTTTCGATCGACGGGACGCCTGGCTCAGGAGCGTGCGAGCGTTTCCGTGCTGGAGACTCACCGGTCCCGCGGCGGCGTCAATTTGCAACGTGTAGCGCTGCGTCGCGAAGGGGGCTGTGAGCGTTAAGCGATTGCCTTCGCGGCGGATTTCGGTCAGTTGTTTCGCGGCCCAGTAGCGAGCGATCTCGCTGACCTTCATCCAGATCGTGTCGTCGGCGAATCGCGACGCCAACGATTTGACAACTCGTTTGAAGGAATTGAATCCCTCTTGGCTGCCATTGCTGTACATCCCCGGCCAATGACAGATCATGACCGCCGGTTGCCGCCGCTGGATCAGTTCGACCATTCGGCCGCTGGTCGCGGTGGCGTTGCAATAGCGGTCGGGGACGGAGAGCGAATCACCTTGCCAACCGCCAAACCAATCCCCCGTTCCCGCCGGAACGTTGACTGTTAACCGGACGTCGTCGGTCCCCACGCCGCGCAAATGTTCGAGCTTCGGCTCCGTACTCTCGTCCCCCGAGATGACGTATTTGAAATAGTGCGGTAGATCGACGCCGTAGACGTCGCGAACCGCCTGGTCGACCGCGATCGGCAGCTCGGCTTTCATCGAATTGCCAAAGCCGCCGGGTGTGGTGATTCCTTCGCAGGGGAGATCACAGTTCTTTACAAGGCGAAGTGCATAGGCGAGATAGGCGGCCAATTCGTCGACGCTCTTCTTTTCCTGAGGATACGAATTCTCCATCGTTGCGGCGCTGATCTGCTGCATCGGTCGGCCGGTCTTCAGATCGATCACCCGCGTGTGCGTGATCATCTCGGGATGAATATCCCAGTTGGGGAGCATCAAGTCGCGGACAAGTTTTAAGCTGGACTGCAAATCGGCTCGCGACCAACCGGGCAATTCTCGGTCGAGCCAGCCGACGCAGGCGGGATTGGGAACGATGCTGTACTTTCCTTTCACGCCCTGGTCGGCACACCATTCGCCAAACTGGCGGACAAAGCTGTCGGGGATCTCGCGCGGCCATGATCGCCACGGCTTTTGATACTCGGCGCGATCTGGCATCGCGGTGGCGAACTGCGGAGTGCAAAAGTGCCCCATGTTCACCAAGCAGGTCGAATCATCGATGATGAACGACAGCGGCACGCGATCGCGCGGCATCAGCACTTGGATGCCTGTCGGCCGGGTCGGCAGCGGAGCCGACGACGCGAGCTCAGGCGTCTCGGCCAAACCTAAACGTGGCAGCCCCATACCAGCCACTGCCGTCGCGGCACCCCAAGCCGACCCGCGAAGAAACGCTCGCCGGTCCTGGATCCTTAATGTTTGGTGCTGGTTCACGTCGGACACTCCCGGTTGCCGTTTGCCTGCTACCGGCGGGCACAACACGGCTCGCCGAACGGCACTATTCTATCGTGCTCCGAAAGGCGGATGGAAACAACAAGACCTTCCGTCCCAGGGCAGGCAACTATTTGAGCTTAGAGCCGGACAGAAAAGCGAGTTCTAAAATCTGGTGCCGATCCAACCCGAGGTTTCCAGTCCGCTTCGAAGGCCGGCACATGCAGGCGATGACTGTGTGTCGGCCTCCCGGCCGCTTGGTTTGTCCGTACCCAAGCAACCGGCGGCTTACACGGCCGGCAGTTCGCGTGTCGGCCTCCGGCCTGTGGTGCTGGCGATTCGCTTTGGTGTGAGCAGGTGGGAGATGGAGCCCATAAGCGTTCCGTTAGACAAGAGAATGGAGAGCAGTGCTTTTCACTGGCCCACTCTATCGCGTCGTCATCGGTCCCATTTTCACGACTTCGAAGTCGCTCCCTCTGACTTGACGGATCGGAGTCAGTTCATCATGCACCCAGCGATCGTCGGGAGCGCCACTGACAAACCAGTCGCCACCGTTGTCGGCCAGGATCATGCCGTAGGTTTTTAATCCTTCGAGCAGCACTCGCGCCGGGCCGCTGAATTTGGAAGTGTCAAAATCAGCTTTCAGTCGCACTCTCATGCCCATCGGGGGCAGATCGGGATCGTTCTCTTTGCTCGCGAAATGTGAGGCGGGGAAAACGTAGGCGCGGCGAGACTTCTTTACAGTGAATCGCAACGCGTGCGTCAACTTTTTTGTCACACAAAGTTCATCGTAGCGAGCCAGGCCAGGCAGGATCGGCAATCCGGCGGCATCGGCGCTCGTCCAGCCTGCCGGACGCGGCTTCAGATCTTTCAGATCAAAGACCGCACCACTGGCAGCTTTCCACGACTTACCGCCCTCGATCGGGAACGCATGAAACAACTCGTAAAGTCGCCAGTTGTCTTTGTCCAAGACAATCACATGGCGGTCGCCGGCGCCTTGCGGGCCACCCTCGATCGGAGCGTCTGGCGGAATGGGATAGGGGCCGGGATCACTTTCGCCCGTATAGCGAAACGCGACTGGCACGTTAGGCTGGTCACCGCTGACCACGTAATACGGGATACCGGCAGGCACCCCCTTCCAGATCAGACCGAAGTCTTCATGCAGCCTGGTCTGAGCACCGATTCTGGCAATGATGGCGTCGCTTCGTGGATCGACCGGGTCTTTTGACACATCGCGATTCCACTCGTCACCAGCTGGCATAAGTCGAACGCCACCGAGATCCGCATTCGGGCCGACCGGGAGCTGCGGATGTTGTGCCAACGCAGCGGTGGCGAACAATAGGAGTGGAACCAGGAAGGCCGTTGGTCGCATGGTGCTTTTACCCGAGCTTAAGCGGTTCGTTTCAGGAAATGCCATGAAACCAATCATACCAGAAACGGCGTCGGATTCTCCGATTGCTGCCAGCCATGAAGAACGACCAAGAGGTACGGAGGCTTTTTAATGGACGCACGGAACCAACGACGCTGTCCGCCGCTGGGCAGGCAACTATTTGAGCTTAGGCAAAGCAGCCGCAAAGCGCTAGCGGCTTATCGGTTTAATCAGCCGTTTGGGCGTTAGCGCCGGTTCCGCTGCCACTAAACCGGGGCTAACGCCCAAACGGCTAATGGAAGGAGGCTCGTTGTGACTAAACCGACAAGCCGCCGGCGCGTGGCGGCTGATACCTCATACAGCCCTGGCAGTTATACGTAAGTCACTGTGAGTTGTCGCGACCGAACGCTTGCCAGTCTCGTGAGAAGTCTTTCGTTCATCGCAGGCCGATGCCCATCGCATTCATCCGAGTACGGGCCGCAGGCTCGGCCATTTGCATAGCCCAGGCCATCGGCCTGGGTTCTAGTGGCGATGATTGACGTGGTTGGGCTGTAGGCCCGGTCGATTGTCACCACCCACCCCGGGGCGTTGCCTCTTCGCCCGTTGTGAAATGAAACCGGGCGACGTCGGCTGATACCCAGCCCTGCAGGCTGGGCTATGCAAATTGCTGGACCTTCGGCCCGCGCCAGGGCTGTGAGGAATGTTCCTGTCCCTTTCGCCGTTGCCCATCGCATTCATCCGAGTCAGGGCCGCAGGCTCGGCCATTTGCATAGCCCAGGCCATCGGCCTGGGATCTAGTGGCGATGTTTGCCATGGTTGGGCTGTAGGCCCGGTCGATTGTCACCACCTACCCCGGGGCGTTGCCCCTTCGCCCGTTGTGAAATGAAACCGGGCGACGTCGGCTGATATCCAGCCCTGCAGGCTGGGCTATGCAAATTGCTGGACCTTCGGCCCGCGCCAGGCCTGTGAAGAATGTTCCTGTCCCTTTCGCCGTTGTCACCTGGAGAACCGGACGCTAACGCGTGGCGGCTGATAGTTCATATTGAAACACGGTTTAGCCCCGACCTCGGTCCGCCTCGATTCCCGCAGGCTATTTGAGAAGACTGAAAACGAGCGTGCCGACGGTGATCAATCCGAGGATGACCACGAGCAGGTTGGGCATAACCTTCAACTTCTTCCGCAACGAGGGACCAAACTGGCCGATCAACAGCAGCGAAACAACGATCCCTAGAATCGCTCCCGCTGTGATGCCTTTGGCGATCAGAAAGGCCGAGATCAGAAGGAGCCCGCCGGTGATGCTGCCTGCGATTAAAGAAGCCTTGCTTTGAGCTTTGACATAGCCCATGACGCCTCCAAAGACGACAAAAGCTCCAAAAATTGCTGTCACGATTACCGGAAAGTCCACACAAGTCTCTTTTGATTCAATTGCCAAGTTCCGGCAGCGATGATTCCGCGGATTCGAACACAGATCGATCCACGCAAGCTGCCTTTCCACGAATTGTAGTGGCTCGCCCCCAAGCTGCTAAGCCGCTGGTGGAGAGTCCATTCATTTTTGTTTAACCGGGCGGGCGTCGCCCCGCGTCTTTGAAGGGTGCGCGGCCCGATGAGCAAATCGGGGCTTGAGTCTGGGTGATCATATACACTGACGCCAATAGCGCTGGCGCGCGGCCCGCTGGGCACGCGGTTAAACGCAATACCGTCCACGACGTCCCGCCGCCAATTCTTTCGACGGTCCGAGGCTCCTTCGTTGAACGGTATTGCGGTTAAACGAAAAAAGACAACCACTGCGTCTTTCCGACTCGATGAGAAAGCACTCGATCGCGTCCTATCGCACGATGCACAACGCATCAACAACAGGAACCGCCGGTCCTCGAGAAGCATTTTTCAGCAGCCGTTCCTTACAAACGGAAACGGATCGGCAGGACTTCTTCGCTGGCGACGGGGCGGCCGTAGCGCCGCGCTGGCTGGCCGGTCCACTTTTTCACAGCCTCCAGCGCCGCATCGTCGAGCGTTGCGTGACCGCTCGACTCGACAACCTCCACATCTTCCACGCGCCCCGTCGAATCGACGAACAGTCGCAATAAGACCGTTCCCTGCAGCCGGTCCCGGACAGCTTGGCTCGGGTATTGTGGCGGTTCGTTTGCGGTGAAACTGGCCGGTTCTTTCTCCGACAATCCCGTCTGCTGCTGGATCGGAATCGTTGTCGCCGCAGGGGGACGCATGCGACTGGCGACCGCACGGCGCATAACCGGCATCGTTTGCGGAGTCACCTCCGGAGGCGTGGGAGAAGCCAGTGCGCGACGCGATAAAGTGGAGTGTTGAACCGGTTGGAACTCGATCGGATCCTCACGCGGCAACGGAGGCGTCGGTTCGATCGTCATCGCCACCGATTCGACCGCCGCAGGTTGAGCGATACTCAATTGAATCGAGATCACATTCCGCTGCCCCGATGACGTAAACCGCTCGCTGACCGCCAACGGCACCGCGCACATCACCACCAGCGCCGACGCATGGACGGCGAAGGCAAAGCTGGTCGAGCGGAAATAGAGGTTCAAAATCGGTTCACGCCACTGGGGAAAGCTCGTTCTATTTGGTCAAGTATAACTTGTCGGCCGAAGTTACCCGAAGCCGGTAGACCGCATCGCCATGTTGAATCCAGACCTCCCGCCGACCGCACAACAAATCGCTCGATGAAACCATCCGCGGTCGGTCATCGGATTCCCCAAGCGGTTTCTCGGCGGGATCGGCTGGC from Rosistilla oblonga includes the following:
- a CDS encoding energy transducer TonB, producing the protein MNLYFRSTSFAFAVHASALVVMCAVPLAVSERFTSSGQRNVISIQLSIAQPAAVESVAMTIEPTPPLPREDPIEFQPVQHSTLSRRALASPTPPEVTPQTMPVMRRAVASRMRPPAATTIPIQQQTGLSEKEPASFTANEPPQYPSQAVRDRLQGTVLLRLFVDSTGRVEDVEVVESSGHATLDDAALEAVKKWTGQPARRYGRPVASEEVLPIRFRL
- a CDS encoding TMEM14 family protein; protein product: MAIESKETCVDFPVIVTAIFGAFVVFGGVMGYVKAQSKASLIAGSITGGLLLISAFLIAKGITAGAILGIVVSLLLIGQFGPSLRKKLKVMPNLLVVILGLITVGTLVFSLLK
- the hemP gene encoding hemin uptake protein HemP; its protein translation is MPDDNERFPPADPAEKPLGESDDRPRMVSSSDLLCGRREVWIQHGDAVYRLRVTSADKLYLTK